Proteins encoded together in one Mycobacterium simiae window:
- a CDS encoding electron transfer flavoprotein subunit beta/FixA family protein — protein sequence MTNIVVLIKQVPDTWSERKLTDGDWTLDREAADAVLDEINERAVEEALQIREREGGEGTVTVLTAGPERATEAIRKALSMGADKAVHVKDDGLHGSDVIQTAWALARALGTIEGTELVIAGNEATDGTGGAVPAIIAEYLGLPQLTHLRKLSIEGDKVTGERETDDGVFTLEAALPAVVSVTEKINEPRFPSFKGIMAAKKKEVTVLSLADIGVEADEVGLANAGSSVLSSTPKPPKTAGEKVTDEGDGGNEIAKYLVAQKII from the coding sequence ATGACGAACATCGTGGTCCTGATCAAGCAGGTCCCAGACACCTGGTCGGAGCGCAAGCTGACGGACGGAGACTGGACGCTTGACCGGGAGGCCGCCGACGCGGTCCTGGACGAGATCAACGAACGCGCGGTCGAGGAGGCCCTGCAGATCCGCGAGCGGGAAGGCGGCGAAGGCACCGTGACCGTGCTGACCGCGGGCCCCGAGCGCGCGACCGAGGCCATCCGCAAGGCCCTGTCGATGGGAGCCGACAAAGCGGTTCACGTCAAGGACGACGGCCTGCACGGCTCCGACGTGATCCAGACCGCGTGGGCGCTGGCCCGTGCGTTGGGCACCATCGAGGGCACTGAGCTGGTCATCGCCGGCAACGAGGCCACCGACGGCACCGGGGGTGCGGTCCCGGCCATCATCGCCGAATACCTGGGCCTGCCGCAGCTGACCCACCTGCGCAAGCTGTCCATCGAAGGCGACAAGGTCACCGGCGAACGCGAGACCGACGACGGTGTGTTCACCCTGGAGGCCGCGCTGCCCGCGGTCGTCAGCGTCACCGAGAAGATCAACGAGCCGCGCTTCCCCTCCTTCAAGGGCATCATGGCCGCCAAGAAGAAAGAGGTCACGGTGCTCAGCCTGGCCGACATCGGTGTCGAGGCCGACGAGGTCGGTTTGGCCAACGCCGGATCGTCCGTGCTGTCTTCGACCCCGAAGCCGCCGAAGACCGCGGGTGAGAAGGTCACCGATGAAGGTGATGGCGGCAACGAGATCGCCAAATACCTGGTGGCCCAAAAGATCATCTGA
- a CDS encoding class I SAM-dependent methyltransferase, whose protein sequence is MSAFVPDAPHACPGGTSPAVSAAPPAVLTLTGERTIPDLDIENYWFRRHQVVYQRLATHCVGRDVLEAGCGEGYGADLIAESARRVVAVDYDEAAVAHVRARYPRVEVLHANLAELPLPDASMDVVVNFQVIEHLWDQPQFVKECARVLRPSGLLMMSTPNRITFSPGRDTPINPFHTRELNADELTELLVDAGFSDVSVSGLFHGARLREMDARHGGSIIDAQIARAVADAPWPPGLAADVAAVTTDDFDLLRASDRNIDESLDLVAIAVRP, encoded by the coding sequence ATGAGCGCATTCGTCCCCGACGCCCCCCACGCCTGCCCTGGCGGCACCTCACCGGCGGTCTCTGCAGCGCCGCCGGCGGTGTTGACGCTGACCGGGGAGCGAACTATCCCCGACCTGGACATCGAGAACTACTGGTTCCGTCGCCATCAAGTGGTGTATCAGCGGCTGGCAACGCACTGTGTGGGCCGCGACGTGCTCGAGGCCGGGTGTGGCGAAGGTTACGGAGCGGATTTGATCGCCGAGTCGGCCCGGCGGGTGGTCGCGGTGGATTACGACGAGGCGGCGGTGGCCCATGTGCGCGCCCGCTATCCGCGGGTGGAGGTGTTGCATGCGAACCTGGCCGAGCTGCCGCTGCCCGACGCGTCGATGGACGTGGTGGTGAATTTTCAGGTCATCGAACACCTGTGGGACCAGCCACAATTCGTCAAGGAATGCGCGCGGGTGCTGCGCCCGTCGGGGCTGCTGATGATGTCCACACCAAATCGCATCACCTTCTCCCCCGGCCGCGACACTCCGATCAACCCGTTTCACACCCGGGAATTGAACGCCGACGAGCTCACCGAGCTACTGGTCGACGCCGGCTTTTCCGACGTGTCGGTCAGCGGCCTGTTCCACGGCGCACGGCTGCGGGAGATGGATGCCCGGCATGGCGGGTCGATCATCGACGCGCAAATCGCCCGCGCCGTTGCCGACGCGCCCTGGCCGCCGGGGTTGGCGGCCGATGTCGCCGCGGTCACCACCGACGACTTCGACCTGCTCCGCGCCTCCGACCGGAACATCGACGAGAGCCTGGACTTGGTCGCAATCGCGGTGCGTCCGTGA
- a CDS encoding 1,4-alpha-glucan branching protein domain-containing protein, which produces MTTPAAPVPGMFTLVLHTHLPWLAHHGRWPVGEEWLYQSWAAAYLPLLRVLRTLADEDRRGLLTLGVTPVVNAQLDDPYCLDGMHHWLANWRLRAAEAASVRSIPKSKSAGYLSCTPEALRAFGSRECAEADRALDDFATLWRHGGSPLLRSLVDAGTVELLGGPLAHPFQPLLNPRLREFALREGLADARQRLAHTPRGIWAPECAYAPGLEHDYAAAGVTHFMVDGPSLHGDTALGRPVGDSDVVAFGRDLQVSYRVWSPKSGYPGHAAYRDFHTYDHLTGLKPARVTGRNVSSHDKAPYHPQRADHAVDTHVADFIDVVRNRLHSESERIGRPAHVIAAFDTELFGHWWYEGPTWLARVLRALPAAGVRVGTLSEALAGGFVGPSVALPPSSWGSGKDWQVWAGEQVADLVQLNTEVVDTALSTVDKALAQTSAALDGPTPRDRVADQILRETLLTVSSDWPFMVSKDSAADYARYRAHLHAHATREIAAALASGRRDTAQRLADGWNRADGLFGALDARRLPR; this is translated from the coding sequence GTGACCACCCCCGCGGCGCCGGTGCCCGGCATGTTCACGCTGGTGCTGCACACCCACCTGCCGTGGCTGGCCCACCACGGCCGCTGGCCGGTCGGGGAGGAATGGCTCTATCAATCGTGGGCGGCGGCCTATCTGCCGTTGTTGCGGGTGCTGCGCACGCTGGCCGACGAGGATCGCCGCGGGCTGCTCACCCTGGGCGTCACCCCGGTGGTCAATGCCCAGCTCGACGACCCGTATTGCCTGGACGGCATGCATCATTGGCTGGCCAACTGGCGGCTGCGCGCGGCGGAGGCCGCCAGCGTGCGGTCGATCCCCAAATCGAAGTCGGCCGGCTATCTTTCCTGCACGCCGGAAGCGTTGCGGGCGTTCGGAAGTCGCGAATGCGCCGAGGCCGACCGGGCACTGGACGACTTCGCCACGCTGTGGCGGCACGGCGGCAGCCCGTTGCTGCGCAGCCTGGTCGACGCCGGCACGGTCGAGTTGCTCGGCGGTCCGCTGGCCCACCCGTTCCAGCCGCTGCTCAATCCGCGGCTGCGCGAGTTCGCGCTGCGTGAGGGCCTGGCCGACGCCCGGCAGCGGCTGGCCCACACCCCGCGCGGCATCTGGGCCCCCGAGTGCGCCTACGCGCCCGGCCTGGAACACGACTACGCCGCCGCGGGCGTCACGCACTTCATGGTCGACGGCCCGTCGCTGCACGGCGACACCGCGCTGGGCCGGCCCGTCGGCGACAGCGATGTGGTGGCATTCGGACGCGACCTGCAGGTCAGCTACCGGGTGTGGTCGCCGAAATCGGGCTATCCGGGGCACGCCGCCTACCGCGACTTCCACACCTACGACCACCTGACCGGGCTCAAGCCGGCACGGGTCACCGGGCGCAACGTGTCGTCGCACGACAAGGCGCCCTATCACCCGCAGCGCGCCGACCACGCCGTCGACACCCATGTCGCCGACTTCATCGACGTGGTGCGCAACCGGCTGCACAGCGAATCCGAGCGCATCGGCCGGCCGGCCCACGTAATCGCGGCTTTCGACACCGAGCTATTCGGCCACTGGTGGTACGAAGGGCCGACGTGGCTAGCTCGCGTACTGCGTGCGCTGCCTGCCGCCGGCGTTCGGGTGGGCACCCTGAGTGAGGCGCTGGCCGGCGGCTTCGTCGGCCCGTCGGTGGCGCTGCCGCCGAGTTCGTGGGGTTCGGGCAAGGACTGGCAGGTATGGGCGGGCGAACAGGTCGCCGACTTGGTGCAGCTCAACACCGAGGTGGTGGACACCGCGCTGAGCACCGTGGACAAGGCGCTGGCGCAGACCTCGGCGGCACTGGACGGGCCGACCCCCCGCGACCGGGTGGCCGACCAGATCCTGCGCGAGACGCTGCTGACCGTGTCCAGCGACTGGCCGTTCATGGTCAGCAAGGACTCGGCCGCGGACTACGCCCGCTACCGCGCCCACCTGCACGCCCATGCCACCCGCGAGATCGCCGCGGCGCTGGCCTCGGGCCGACGCGACACCGCGCAGCGGCTGGCCGACGGCTGGAACCGCGCCGACGGCCTTTTCGGCGCGCTGGATGCCCGGAGGCTGCCGCGATGA
- a CDS encoding glycosyltransferase family 4 protein translates to MRILMVSWEYPPVVIGGLGRHVHHLSTALAAAGHDVVVLSRRPAGTDPSTHPSSDEVREGVRVIAAAQDPHEFGFGTDMMAWTLAMGHAMIRAGLNLKKPGSGRPWRPDVVHAHDWLVAHPAIALAQFYDVPMVSTIHATEAGRHSGWVSGAISRQVHAVESWLVRESDSLITCSASMTDEITELFGPGLAETTVIRNGIDAARWPFAPRRPRTGPAELLYVGRLEYEKGVHDLIAALPRIRRTNPGTTLTIAGDGTQQDWLVGQARKYRVLKATRFVGHLHHDELLTALHRADAAVFPSHYEPFGLVALEAAAAGTPLVTSNIGGLGEAVISGQTGVSCPPRDVAALAAAVRTVLDDPAAAQRRARAARERLTSDFDWDTVAGQTAQVYLAAKRGERQQLPRLPIVEHALPDR, encoded by the coding sequence ATGAGAATTCTGATGGTGTCGTGGGAGTACCCGCCGGTGGTGATCGGCGGGCTGGGTCGCCACGTGCATCACCTGTCGACGGCGCTGGCGGCGGCGGGGCACGACGTGGTGGTGCTGTCGCGGCGCCCAGCTGGCACCGATCCGAGCACGCACCCGTCATCCGACGAGGTCCGCGAGGGCGTCCGGGTGATCGCGGCCGCGCAGGATCCGCACGAATTCGGTTTCGGCACCGACATGATGGCGTGGACACTGGCGATGGGCCACGCCATGATCCGCGCCGGACTCAACCTGAAGAAACCGGGCAGCGGGCGGCCCTGGCGGCCCGATGTGGTGCACGCACACGATTGGCTGGTCGCCCACCCCGCTATCGCGTTGGCCCAATTCTACGACGTACCAATGGTTTCCACGATTCATGCGACCGAGGCGGGTCGGCATTCCGGCTGGGTCTCCGGGGCGATCAGCCGACAGGTGCATGCGGTCGAGTCGTGGCTGGTGCGCGAATCCGATTCGCTGATCACATGTTCGGCGTCGATGACCGACGAGATCACCGAGCTGTTCGGCCCGGGGCTGGCCGAGACGACGGTCATTCGCAACGGTATTGATGCCGCGCGCTGGCCCTTCGCGCCACGGCGTCCGCGCACCGGTCCGGCCGAACTGCTGTATGTCGGCCGACTCGAGTACGAGAAGGGCGTGCACGATCTGATCGCCGCGCTGCCGCGGATCAGGCGCACCAATCCCGGCACCACGCTGACCATCGCCGGGGATGGAACCCAGCAGGACTGGCTCGTCGGGCAGGCCCGTAAATACCGAGTTCTCAAGGCAACTCGCTTCGTCGGGCACCTGCACCATGACGAATTGTTGACCGCGCTGCATCGGGCCGACGCCGCTGTCTTCCCCAGCCACTACGAACCGTTCGGGCTCGTCGCGTTGGAGGCCGCTGCGGCCGGCACCCCGCTGGTGACCTCCAACATCGGTGGCCTGGGCGAGGCGGTGATCAGCGGCCAGACCGGTGTGTCGTGCCCGCCCCGCGACGTGGCGGCCCTGGCAGCGGCGGTGCGCACCGTGCTCGACGACCCGGCCGCCGCGCAGCGGCGCGCCCGTGCTGCCCGCGAACGGCTCACCTCCGACTTTGACTGGGACACGGTGGCCGGCCAGACCGCACAGGTGTACCTGGCGGCCAAACGCGGCGAGCGTCAGCAACTTCCCCGCCTGCCCATCGTTGAGCACGCGCTGCCCGACCGCTGA
- a CDS encoding TIGR01777 family oxidoreductase, whose protein sequence is MGLEFCSVIDAPRDTVFAWYRRPGAFERLSPPWAPIRLIAEASSLEDGRAVLALPGGLRWVAQHRPDGYDPPRQFVDCIGGDGLASLPARVAIRWQHVHQFEDLGDQRTRVIDRVQTPVPGAALRPMFRYRHRQLADDLAAHRRAAATGLAPLTIAITGASGLVGTALSAFLGTGGHRVIRLVRRAARRRGERQWNPDDPHPDLLAGVDAVIHLAGASIAGRFTDEHRKAVHDSRIGPTRRLAELVARGPDRPSALISASAIGYYGYDRGEEILTETSARGDGFLADVVGDWEAATTPAAQAGVRVAQIRTGIVQSPRGGTRKLLRPLFTAGLGGRLGDGHQWLSWIGIDDLVEVYHRVLWDATLSGPVNAVAPQPVRNAEYTRILGDVLHRPTVLPVPPLGPRILLGRQGARELALANQRVGPEKLARAGHGFRQPELSQALRHLLGRTG, encoded by the coding sequence ATGGGACTGGAATTCTGCAGCGTGATCGACGCGCCGCGCGACACCGTGTTCGCCTGGTATCGACGACCGGGTGCGTTCGAGCGTCTCTCGCCGCCGTGGGCACCCATCCGGCTGATCGCCGAGGCTTCTTCACTCGAAGACGGGCGGGCCGTGTTGGCGCTGCCGGGCGGCTTGCGCTGGGTGGCCCAGCACCGGCCCGACGGCTACGACCCGCCGCGCCAATTCGTAGACTGCATCGGCGGTGACGGGCTGGCGTCGCTGCCGGCACGGGTCGCGATCCGGTGGCAGCACGTGCACCAGTTCGAGGATCTCGGCGACCAGCGCACCCGAGTGATCGACCGGGTGCAGACGCCGGTGCCCGGCGCGGCGTTGCGGCCGATGTTCCGGTACCGACACCGCCAACTGGCCGACGACCTCGCCGCGCATCGGCGTGCCGCCGCAACCGGCCTGGCCCCGTTGACGATTGCTATCACCGGAGCGTCGGGCCTGGTGGGTACGGCGCTATCGGCATTTCTGGGCACGGGCGGGCACCGCGTCATCCGACTTGTCCGCCGAGCCGCACGCCGACGGGGGGAACGCCAGTGGAATCCCGACGACCCGCACCCGGACCTGCTGGCCGGCGTCGACGCGGTCATCCATTTGGCCGGCGCCTCCATCGCCGGGCGGTTCACCGATGAGCACCGCAAAGCCGTGCATGACAGCAGGATTGGCCCGACGCGTCGACTAGCCGAGCTGGTCGCGCGCGGCCCCGATCGCCCGTCGGCCCTGATCTCGGCCTCGGCGATCGGCTATTACGGATACGACCGCGGCGAGGAGATCCTCACCGAAACCAGTGCACGCGGCGACGGTTTTCTGGCCGACGTCGTCGGCGACTGGGAGGCGGCGACGACCCCCGCTGCCCAAGCCGGCGTGCGGGTGGCGCAGATTCGCACCGGCATCGTGCAGTCCCCGCGCGGGGGCACGCGGAAGCTGCTGCGACCGCTGTTTACCGCCGGGTTGGGCGGCCGGCTCGGCGACGGACACCAATGGTTGTCGTGGATAGGCATCGACGATCTGGTCGAGGTGTATCACCGCGTCCTGTGGGATGCCACATTGTCGGGACCGGTGAATGCCGTTGCCCCCCAACCTGTCCGCAATGCGGAATACACCCGGATCCTCGGCGACGTCCTGCACCGGCCGACGGTGTTACCCGTGCCGCCGCTGGGACCGCGGATCCTGCTCGGCCGGCAGGGGGCGCGCGAACTCGCCTTGGCCAATCAGCGCGTCGGTCCGGAAAAGCTCGCCCGAGCCGGACACGGCTTTCGTCAACCGGAGTTGAGCCAGGCGCTGCGGCACCTCCTCGGGCGCACGGGCTAG
- a CDS encoding polyprenyl synthetase family protein, with protein sequence MPDAVALLADPGQLGAWRQGVRQAVLAEVAEFVAARCAADLGPCGVDVAAEVLTEFVQGGKCLRSTFMYLGWLCGAPPDSAALAAAASLELLQAFALLQDDVMDASPSRRGRPSAHVQFTEWHRRRGRSGSSQKFGESAAILLGDLCLVWAEQMLRDSGVHQGALGRAWPRYDAMRTELAVGQFADVATNLRDLPTMESVLAVARMKSGNYTVRRPLEIGAAMADCDDVVLAGLSEYGAALGEAFQLRDDILGVFGSPTATGKPNGGDLNERKATSVVVAAYQLADASTRRQFGELINRDRLDADAVEHWRTLILATGSVQFIEELIDDRVATARKALDGRPFDELALAALIDMTDVCTRRAA encoded by the coding sequence ATGCCCGATGCCGTTGCGCTGCTGGCCGACCCGGGACAATTGGGCGCCTGGCGTCAAGGGGTGCGACAAGCGGTGCTGGCGGAGGTGGCGGAGTTCGTAGCAGCGCGTTGCGCCGCAGACCTGGGCCCCTGCGGGGTCGACGTAGCGGCCGAGGTATTGACCGAATTCGTCCAGGGCGGCAAATGCCTGCGGTCGACGTTCATGTACCTGGGCTGGCTGTGCGGCGCACCGCCGGACAGCGCGGCGCTCGCGGCGGCCGCCAGCCTGGAACTGCTGCAGGCGTTCGCGCTGCTGCAGGACGACGTGATGGACGCATCGCCGTCCCGGCGCGGCCGTCCGTCAGCGCACGTGCAATTCACCGAGTGGCACCGGCGACGGGGTCGTTCCGGGTCGTCGCAGAAGTTCGGCGAATCGGCCGCCATCCTGCTCGGCGACCTGTGCCTGGTGTGGGCCGAGCAGATGCTGCGCGACAGCGGTGTGCACCAGGGGGCGCTGGGACGCGCCTGGCCTCGCTACGACGCTATGCGCACCGAACTCGCGGTCGGTCAATTCGCCGATGTGGCAACCAATCTGCGTGATCTCCCGACGATGGAATCGGTGCTGGCGGTGGCCCGGATGAAGTCCGGCAACTACACGGTGCGCCGGCCGCTGGAGATCGGCGCCGCCATGGCCGACTGCGACGACGTGGTGCTAGCCGGGCTGAGCGAGTACGGGGCGGCGCTGGGCGAAGCCTTTCAGCTGCGCGACGACATTCTCGGCGTCTTCGGATCACCCACGGCCACCGGCAAACCCAACGGCGGTGACCTGAACGAGCGCAAGGCCACCAGTGTCGTGGTCGCCGCCTACCAGCTTGCCGACGCCTCCACCCGCCGGCAGTTCGGCGAACTGATCAACCGTGACCGCCTAGACGCGGATGCCGTCGAGCATTGGCGCACGCTGATTTTGGCTACCGGCTCCGTGCAATTCATCGAGGAGTTGATCGATGACCGAGTAGCCACCGCACGAAAGGCACTGGACGGCAGACCGTTTGACGAGCTGGCATTGGCCGCGCTGATCGATATGACAGACGTGTGCACCCGGCGGGCCGCATGA
- the crtI gene encoding phytoene desaturase family protein → MNARRDRVVVVGAGFAGLSAALHLAGRGREVTVVEREGWPGGRAGRLDVAGYRIDTGPTVLTMPDIIDETFAAAGKDRTRFVDLQPVDPAYRAMFADGSSIDVHADADRMTAAVREFAGPEQAAGYLRLRAWLERLYCTEFDGFIGANFHSPLSLVNKRLVQLSAIGGFRRWDTMVKRHIGDPRLRRIFTFQSLYAGVAPQHALAVYAVIAYMDTVAGVFFPRGGVRALPDGLAAAAVEAGVEFRYGATVSALERAGARVTAVRTVDGERIRCDAVVLTTELPQTYALLGRRPRRLAPLRPAPSAVVMHVGFRPADATPHAHHTILFGESWEQTFTDIIRHGRTMRDPSLLVARPTVSDPTLAPDGRGLLYVLAPAPNLSRGDIDWSRHGEAYAGTLLDAVRDRLLPELGEGAELLGVSTPADWASQGMAAGTPFALAHTFAQTGPFRPANTVRGIANAVLAGSSTVPGVGVPTTMISGRLAADRITGSDSQTHGAARVLDLKVPLP, encoded by the coding sequence ATGAACGCCCGACGAGACCGGGTGGTCGTCGTGGGCGCCGGATTCGCGGGCCTGTCCGCGGCGCTGCACCTGGCCGGCCGGGGACGGGAGGTGACGGTCGTCGAGCGCGAGGGCTGGCCCGGCGGCCGAGCGGGACGGCTCGACGTCGCCGGGTATCGCATCGACACTGGGCCCACCGTGCTCACCATGCCCGACATCATCGACGAAACCTTCGCTGCCGCCGGTAAAGACCGCACCCGGTTCGTCGACTTGCAACCGGTGGATCCGGCCTACCGTGCGATGTTCGCCGACGGCAGCAGCATCGACGTGCACGCCGACGCCGACCGGATGACCGCCGCGGTACGCGAATTCGCCGGCCCGGAACAAGCCGCAGGGTACCTGCGATTGCGCGCGTGGCTGGAACGGCTGTACTGCACCGAGTTCGATGGATTCATCGGCGCCAACTTCCACTCACCACTGTCGCTGGTCAACAAGCGGCTGGTGCAACTGTCGGCGATCGGTGGATTCCGGCGCTGGGACACCATGGTCAAACGCCATATCGGCGACCCGCGGCTACGGCGGATCTTCACGTTCCAGTCGCTGTATGCCGGTGTCGCGCCGCAACACGCCTTGGCGGTCTATGCGGTGATCGCCTATATGGACACGGTCGCCGGGGTCTTCTTCCCACGCGGCGGGGTGCGCGCCCTGCCCGATGGCCTCGCGGCCGCAGCGGTCGAGGCTGGCGTTGAATTCCGGTACGGTGCAACGGTTTCTGCGCTGGAGCGGGCGGGGGCCCGGGTCACGGCGGTGCGCACCGTCGACGGCGAGCGCATCCGGTGCGATGCCGTCGTGCTGACCACCGAGCTGCCGCAGACCTACGCACTGCTGGGGCGGCGGCCGCGCCGGTTGGCACCGCTACGCCCCGCGCCCTCGGCGGTGGTCATGCACGTCGGATTCCGCCCCGCCGACGCGACACCGCACGCGCATCACACCATCCTGTTCGGCGAGTCGTGGGAGCAGACGTTCACCGACATCATCCGCCATGGCCGGACCATGCGGGACCCGTCGCTGTTGGTGGCCCGCCCCACCGTCAGCGACCCCACCCTGGCGCCGGACGGACGCGGCCTGCTTTACGTGTTGGCCCCGGCGCCGAACCTGTCCCGTGGTGACATCGATTGGTCGCGGCACGGCGAGGCCTACGCCGGCACCCTGCTGGATGCGGTACGCGACCGCCTGCTGCCCGAGTTGGGCGAGGGCGCCGAACTGCTGGGCGTGTCCACCCCCGCCGATTGGGCCAGCCAGGGCATGGCGGCCGGGACGCCGTTCGCGCTTGCCCACACCTTCGCCCAAACCGGGCCGTTCCGGCCGGCCAACACCGTGCGCGGAATCGCGAACGCCGTGCTGGCCGGGTCGTCGACCGTGCCGGGTGTGGGGGTACCGACGACGATGATCTCCGGACGGCTGGCCGCGGACCGCATCACCGGGTCGGACTCCCAAACACACGGGGCGGCAAGGGTGCTGGATCTGAAGGTGCCGCTGCCATGA
- a CDS encoding phytoene/squalene synthase family protein, which translates to MIRTELDAAGVADPTLRLAYRHCRQIAAKHGRTYFLATRLLAPDQRPAVHALYGFARHADDILDEFDPTLDTAARARRLQRLSDHLFAAERHPAEPVIAAVTDTIGRYGIATDLFEDFLTSMEMDLTVTDYPTRDALNVYMRGSAEVIGLQMLPILGTVAGPDEAAPHAAALGRAFQLTNFLRDVDEDLQRNRIYLPADELASFDVDRQLLLWCHEHRRTDPRVRAALAAQHEITRKIYRFAAEGIAALAPRSRPCVSTALTLYSEILDRIAASDFSVFSGRASVATSRRLRVAAGGLLRSWRLRLAEAGQQNRGAA; encoded by the coding sequence ATGATCCGCACCGAACTGGACGCGGCCGGTGTCGCCGACCCGACGCTTCGCCTGGCCTATCGGCACTGCCGGCAAATCGCCGCCAAGCACGGCCGCACCTACTTCCTGGCCACTCGGCTGCTGGCCCCCGACCAACGTCCGGCCGTGCACGCGCTGTACGGCTTCGCCCGCCACGCCGATGACATTCTCGACGAATTCGACCCGACGCTGGACACCGCCGCGCGCGCACGACGCCTGCAGCGGCTCTCCGATCACCTCTTCGCCGCCGAGCGGCATCCCGCGGAGCCGGTGATCGCGGCGGTCACCGACACCATCGGCCGCTACGGCATCGCCACCGACCTGTTCGAGGACTTCCTCACCTCGATGGAGATGGATCTCACCGTCACCGACTATCCCACCCGCGACGCCCTCAACGTCTACATGCGCGGCTCGGCGGAAGTGATTGGCTTGCAAATGCTTCCGATCCTGGGAACCGTCGCAGGGCCGGACGAGGCGGCGCCGCATGCGGCCGCCCTGGGCCGCGCCTTTCAACTCACCAACTTCCTGCGCGACGTCGACGAGGACCTGCAACGCAACCGGATCTACCTGCCCGCCGACGAACTCGCGAGCTTCGATGTCGACCGCCAATTGCTGCTGTGGTGTCACGAGCACCGCCGCACCGATCCGCGGGTGCGTGCCGCGCTGGCGGCCCAGCACGAGATCACCCGCAAGATCTACCGGTTCGCCGCCGAGGGCATCGCAGCGCTGGCTCCGCGCTCGCGCCCCTGCGTCAGCACCGCGTTGACGCTGTACTCGGAGATCCTCGATCGCATTGCGGCAAGCGACTTCTCGGTATTCAGCGGCCGGGCGAGTGTCGCAACGTCGCGACGACTCCGCGTTGCCGCGGGCGGCCTGCTGCGATCGTGGCGGCTGCGACTCGCCGAAGCCGGGCAGCAGAATCGCGGTGCGGCGTGA
- a CDS encoding lycopene cyclase domain-containing protein: MTDRWQYLIVLGLCVAITAPLEFFGPGVYRQPLRLLRAVLPVAAVFLVWDAVAIAAEVWTYNGAYISGLHIPFGIPIEEVLFFVVIPLCGLLTYNAVTAILARSKRR; encoded by the coding sequence GTGACCGACCGTTGGCAATACCTGATCGTGTTGGGGTTGTGCGTGGCGATCACCGCACCGCTGGAATTCTTCGGCCCGGGGGTCTACCGGCAGCCACTTCGGCTGCTGCGCGCGGTGCTTCCGGTGGCCGCCGTGTTCCTGGTCTGGGACGCCGTCGCCATCGCCGCCGAGGTGTGGACCTACAACGGCGCCTACATCAGCGGCCTGCACATTCCGTTCGGGATACCCATCGAGGAAGTGCTGTTCTTCGTGGTGATTCCGTTGTGCGGCTTGCTGACCTACAACGCGGTGACCGCCATCCTGGCGCGGAGCAAACGCCGATGA
- a CDS encoding lycopene cyclase domain-containing protein: MTGLGYTVPAVASVLAVIGLEFTLLHTGLFRRLGYWLSMLIVLGFQVPVDGWLTKTSAPVVIYNGRDTSGVRFPLDIPIEDFLFGFALVTAVLLLWEYQRAHR; the protein is encoded by the coding sequence ATGACCGGGCTGGGCTACACCGTGCCCGCCGTCGCATCGGTGTTGGCGGTGATCGGGCTGGAATTCACGTTGCTGCATACCGGGTTGTTCCGCCGGCTCGGGTACTGGTTGTCGATGCTGATCGTGCTCGGTTTCCAGGTGCCGGTGGACGGCTGGCTGACCAAGACCAGCGCGCCGGTGGTGATCTACAACGGCCGCGACACCAGCGGGGTGCGGTTCCCGCTCGACATCCCGATCGAGGACTTCCTGTTCGGCTTCGCACTGGTCACCGCCGTCCTGCTGCTGTGGGAGTACCAGCGTGCGCATCGATAG